In Lentilactobacillus sp. SPB1-3, the sequence GGTTATTGGATGGGACGCGGTCGGTACAGTGACAGCGATTGGCGACAAAGTAACATTATTCAACGAGGGTGACCGAGTATTTTACGCTGGCTCATTCATCCGTCCTGGTAGTGACAGTGAATATCAATTAGTTGACGAGCGCATCGTTGGCACGGCTCCAGCAAAGCTAGATGACGCCCATGCAGCTGCTATGCCTCTAACTTCTTTAACAGCTTGGGAAGCTTTGTTTGAACAATTGGGAATCGATTCTGAGCACCAAGAAAAAAATAAAGGTAAAGTATTACTCATCAATAATGGAGCTGGTGGCGTCGGTTCAATTGCGACTCAACTTGCTCACTTAGCTGGACTAACTGTCATTGCTTCAGCCTCTAGAACAGAAACTAAAGACTGGGTAATTCAACACGGAGCTGACAAGACAGTTGATCACCATAATAATTTTGTCACTGAAGTTCACAATTTAGGGATTGATTTTGTAGATTACATTCTTGATTTAAAAGGACTTGATCAACACTGGTCTGAATTCGCAGAATTAATTGCTCCAAATGGCAAAATTGCATCGATAACTGGTAGCAAGGAACCTTTGGACCTCAATATTTTAAAGGAAAAACGAGTAACATTTGCTTGGGAATGGATGTACACCAAATCAAAGTATCAGACTTCTGACATGATCACTCAACATGAAATTCTAGATAAAGTATCCCAAATGTTAGACACTGGCGTTTTAAAAAGCACACTCACAAAACAACTGTCGCCAATTAATGCCGAGAACTTGCGTGAAGCCCATCGTCTAGTTGAATCCAACCGTATGATTGGCAAAGTTGCTATCACAAATCTTTAAAAAACTATTGGGAAAGTCGTTTAGGGTTGTTACAATAAAAGAATATTAACTAAGCGAGGGAGTCCGACTATGGCAAAATATCAAAATAAAGTATACTTAGCATCACCTTTCTTTTCAGAAGGTCAAAAAAACCGAATTAATGAAGTTGTTGAACTTTTAAAACAAAATCCAACAATCGATACGGACGGTATTTTTATTCCAGAAGAACATCAATTTGAGGCAGAACCTTTTGGATCATTTAAGTGGCAAGATGCCGTATTTGCATCAGATATGCGCCAAGTACACAAAGCAGATGTTGTTGTGGCAATCTTAGACTACCAAAATGAAGAGGGTAACCCAGAACCAGATTCAGGCACTATCTTTGAAATTGGAGCAGCCTTTGAAAATAACACCCCCGTTATTATGGTTCAATTTGAAACAGCTCATAAACTTAACTTAATGTTGTCTCGTAGCTACACTGCATTCTTTAATGGCCACGAAGATATCCAAAACCTAAAATCATATGACTTCAATGATTTAGAACAAAGATACACTACCATGGAAGTATTCTAATAACTTATAAAAAAGGCCGAGTTCACTTTTAAAAGTGGATTCGGCTTTTTTGTGTTCTATTTTTTGAAAACGAACATTTTCATTTTCATAATTCCATGAAAACTAATAGTCTCGTTTTCATTAACTTTAAAATTAACACTGGCAGACTGAAAAACAATTAACATGTGGATAACTCACTAGCTAATCGCAAATTTCAAGTTATCCACAACCCTAATCATTTTTAGATTCTGGAACAATTAATTCTGAGCCACGGCTCTTGAGTGAATTGGCACCATAATGAACCAAACCAAATATTATTCCGATCGTCGCAGGCAGAAGCCATCCCATTCCCACGCTTGAGCCGGGTAAGAAATTATCTATCTGCAAAACAAACTTGGCAAAAGCGGAACCTGAGATAATGTCTGGTGCAGCCTTAATCGCGTCTAAAAGTGCTGGAATAATCGTGAACACGGTCGTCCAAATGTACACCCGGCTATCTCGTTTGAATAATGGAGACGCTATCGACAAAATAATCAAAGTAATTGCCAAAGGGTATAGGAACATCAACATTGGCATTGACCACGCAATAATGGTGTCTAAGCCAACGTTTGCGAACGCAAATGAAAAACCAATCGCAATCATATTAAACGTCC encodes:
- a CDS encoding zinc-binding alcohol dehydrogenase family protein, whose translation is MKAIGYDQHLPIEDPHSLFDFELPTPTPSGHDLLIQVNAVSVNPVDIAVRKNDEPLSSPKVIGWDAVGTVTAIGDKVTLFNEGDRVFYAGSFIRPGSDSEYQLVDERIVGTAPAKLDDAHAAAMPLTSLTAWEALFEQLGIDSEHQEKNKGKVLLINNGAGGVGSIATQLAHLAGLTVIASASRTETKDWVIQHGADKTVDHHNNFVTEVHNLGIDFVDYILDLKGLDQHWSEFAELIAPNGKIASITGSKEPLDLNILKEKRVTFAWEWMYTKSKYQTSDMITQHEILDKVSQMLDTGVLKSTLTKQLSPINAENLREAHRLVESNRMIGKVAITNL
- a CDS encoding nucleoside 2-deoxyribosyltransferase: MAKYQNKVYLASPFFSEGQKNRINEVVELLKQNPTIDTDGIFIPEEHQFEAEPFGSFKWQDAVFASDMRQVHKADVVVAILDYQNEEGNPEPDSGTIFEIGAAFENNTPVIMVQFETAHKLNLMLSRSYTAFFNGHEDIQNLKSYDFNDLEQRYTTMEVF